Proteins found in one Labrenzia sp. VG12 genomic segment:
- a CDS encoding LacI family DNA-binding transcriptional regulator, translating to MGKRPTILDVAKKAGVSKSTVSLVLQNSSLVKQQTRDQVTEAMEALGYVYNRSAAGLRGAASGLIGLIINDLRNPFFTEFAASAQMEFARKGYSTVIANTDEDPDIQSQVIDSMIEHGVSAFVISPAYGEDAGAFDRIARAGIPTMQVLRQLDDRTDLFPFASHNYASGGELATKHLLDQGCRKIAFVGGLQDRAITNERMSGYRAVMAANTRTVQIFHGRPSRAFGRDIALRIRQEHPDLEAVVCFSDLVALGLMSGLAEAGVRVGEDIRIVGFDDIEESSLVYPRLSSVRCDSKRFGTHAAEAMLAWIVDGKRPPDTKRYEVELIRRQTSLGLDP from the coding sequence ATGGGCAAACGACCGACCATACTGGATGTGGCCAAAAAGGCGGGGGTTTCCAAGTCCACCGTGTCGCTGGTCCTGCAGAATTCCTCGCTGGTCAAGCAGCAGACCCGTGACCAGGTCACCGAAGCGATGGAAGCGCTCGGTTATGTCTATAACCGCTCCGCGGCAGGCCTGCGCGGGGCAGCGTCCGGCCTGATCGGGCTCATCATCAACGATCTGCGCAACCCGTTCTTCACCGAGTTTGCCGCCAGCGCCCAGATGGAATTTGCGCGCAAGGGCTATTCCACGGTCATCGCCAACACCGATGAGGATCCCGACATCCAGTCCCAGGTGATCGACTCCATGATCGAGCACGGGGTCTCGGCTTTCGTGATTTCACCGGCTTATGGAGAGGATGCCGGGGCCTTCGACCGGATCGCGCGTGCCGGCATTCCAACGATGCAGGTCCTGCGGCAGCTGGATGACCGGACTGATCTGTTCCCGTTTGCCTCTCACAACTATGCGTCGGGTGGAGAGCTGGCGACAAAACATCTGCTTGACCAGGGCTGCCGCAAGATCGCCTTTGTCGGCGGTCTTCAGGACCGCGCCATTACCAACGAGCGCATGTCGGGCTACAGGGCGGTGATGGCGGCGAACACCAGGACCGTCCAGATCTTTCACGGTCGCCCGTCGCGCGCTTTCGGCCGGGATATTGCCTTGCGGATCCGGCAGGAGCATCCGGATCTCGAAGCCGTCGTCTGCTTCAGCGACCTTGTAGCGCTCGGTCTGATGTCCGGTCTGGCGGAGGCCGGCGTGCGGGTTGGCGAGGACATCAGGATCGTCGGCTTTGATGACATCGAGGAAAGTTCTCTCGTCTATCCGCGTCTGAGTTCTGTCCGGTGCGATTCCAAACGTTTCGGCACCCATGCGGCGGAGGCGATGCTGGCCTGGATTGTCGACGGCAAGCGGCCGCCGGACACAAAGCGCTACGAGGTCGAGCTCATCAGGCGTCAGACGAGCCTCGGACTGGATCCCTGA
- a CDS encoding dihydrodipicolinate synthase family protein — protein MLTLPTYDNKLEPYQLTGEPLIPRAPNVPLTRTAFAAAHVVSDPLAERDPWIGSPAVDWDNTLKFRNWLFDQGLGLAEAMDTAQRGMGVDWPTAKELIERTMRDARAHPLKPRVACGAGTDQKPLSGLKTTADILAAYTEQMEAVEAAGGQVILMASRAFPAISAGIEDYAFVYGKLLEEAAAPVVLHWLGDMFDPALTGYWGAPDFATASDAVLDIIMAHKDKVDGIKISLLNQSYEEQFRARLPEGVRLYTGDDFNYADLIAGDGEHYSHALLGAFAAIAPAASQALEALAQDDLETYHGLFAPTVPLSREIFKAPTQFYKAGIAFLAWLNGAQSHFIMPAGFQSAREITHYAEVFRLADQARVLSKPEIAVERMKLLLKLHGVD, from the coding sequence ATGCTGACCCTTCCGACCTATGACAACAAGCTGGAACCCTACCAGCTGACCGGCGAGCCGTTGATCCCGCGCGCGCCGAACGTGCCGCTGACCCGCACGGCCTTTGCCGCCGCGCATGTGGTTTCCGATCCGCTTGCCGAGCGCGACCCGTGGATCGGTTCGCCCGCCGTCGACTGGGACAACACGCTGAAGTTCCGCAACTGGCTCTTCGATCAGGGTCTGGGTCTTGCCGAAGCCATGGACACCGCACAGCGGGGCATGGGAGTCGACTGGCCGACGGCAAAGGAGCTTATCGAGCGGACCATGCGGGACGCCAGGGCCCACCCGCTCAAGCCCCGGGTTGCCTGCGGGGCGGGAACCGATCAGAAGCCGCTGTCCGGGCTGAAGACAACGGCCGACATTCTTGCGGCCTATACCGAACAGATGGAAGCGGTCGAGGCGGCCGGCGGGCAGGTGATCCTGATGGCATCGCGCGCCTTTCCGGCGATCAGCGCGGGCATCGAAGACTACGCCTTCGTCTATGGCAAGCTCCTGGAAGAGGCCGCGGCTCCGGTGGTGCTGCACTGGCTGGGTGACATGTTCGATCCGGCACTGACAGGCTATTGGGGCGCGCCGGATTTCGCGACGGCGTCCGACGCGGTGCTCGACATCATCATGGCCCACAAGGACAAGGTCGACGGCATCAAGATCTCGCTGCTCAACCAGTCCTACGAGGAGCAATTCCGTGCCCGGCTGCCGGAGGGTGTCCGGCTCTATACCGGCGACGATTTTAACTATGCCGACCTGATTGCAGGCGACGGCGAACACTATTCCCATGCGTTGCTGGGCGCCTTTGCGGCGATTGCCCCTGCCGCCAGCCAGGCCCTTGAAGCCCTGGCCCAAGACGACCTTGAGACCTACCACGGCCTGTTCGCACCGACGGTTCCGCTCAGCCGTGAGATCTTCAAGGCGCCGACACAGTTCTACAAGGCAGGCATTGCCTTCCTGGCCTGGCTGAACGGTGCGCAAAGCCACTTCATCATGCCGGCCGGGTTCCAGTCGGCGCGCGAGATCACGCATTATGCGGAGGTTTTTCGGCTTGCGGATCAGGCCCGGGTGTTGTCAAAGCCGGAGATCGCGGTTGAACGGATGAAGCTGCTGCTGAAGCTCCACGGAGTGGACTAG
- a CDS encoding Dabb family protein, whose product MIRHIVLIKFKPDVSEDTISGLFAELRDIEKQVSGIRDITSGRSESPEKIERGYMHGFVVDFDDWDALERYQTHPDHKALGGKLVDNAVGGLDGILVLDIPVAA is encoded by the coding sequence ATGATCCGTCACATCGTTCTCATCAAATTCAAGCCGGACGTGTCCGAGGACACAATCTCGGGTCTCTTTGCAGAGTTGCGGGACATCGAAAAGCAGGTCTCCGGGATCCGGGACATTACCTCCGGGCGAAGCGAAAGCCCGGAAAAGATCGAACGCGGTTACATGCACGGCTTCGTCGTCGACTTCGACGACTGGGACGCCCTGGAGCGATACCAGACCCACCCGGATCATAAGGCGCTTGGCGGCAAACTCGTCGACAATGCCGTTGGCGGTCTCGACGGCATTCTGGTCCTCGACATTCCCGTGGCGGCCTGA
- a CDS encoding GMC family oxidoreductase translates to MDTGFDFIIIGGGSAGSVVAARLTENPDISVLLLEAGGRDWHPFYHLPAGFAKMTKGIGSWGWHTVPQKHMKDRVFRYTQAKVIGGGSAINAQIYTRGNALDYDEWRQLGCEGWGYEDVLPYYRKAEDNDTYDNRYHGQGGPLGVAKPCAPLPICEAYFEAAAALGIPKNEDVTGEKQDGVAYYQLTQRNARRSSAAMAYLAPNRNRPNLTVQTGANVRRILVENGKATGVELVDGQKLTATSEVILSSGAIGSPRLLQLSGIGPADDLSALGIDIVLDQPNVGANLQDHLDLYCICEVSGPHTYDRYAKPHMSVVAGLQYLFTRRGPVSSSLFETGGFWYADPEARSPDLQFHLGLGTGIESGVAAMPDGGVTLNSCYLRPRSRGTVRLRSSDPSTEPLINPNYLEDPRDREMSIRGLKLTQEIMAQAPLKPFIKAERLPGPDLKTDEDYFNFICEHSKTSHHPAGTCRMGGDDGAVVDPRLKFNGIDNLRVVDASIMPNVISSNTNAAAIMIGEKASDMIREDLKA, encoded by the coding sequence ATGGATACTGGTTTTGACTTCATCATCATCGGTGGCGGCAGTGCAGGCTCCGTCGTGGCGGCGCGGCTGACCGAGAACCCGGACATCAGCGTGCTTCTGCTGGAAGCGGGCGGACGCGACTGGCATCCGTTTTATCACCTGCCAGCCGGCTTTGCGAAAATGACCAAGGGCATCGGTTCCTGGGGCTGGCACACGGTGCCGCAAAAGCACATGAAGGACAGGGTCTTCCGCTATACTCAGGCCAAGGTGATTGGCGGCGGGTCTGCGATCAATGCCCAGATCTACACCCGCGGCAACGCGCTCGACTATGACGAATGGCGTCAACTCGGCTGCGAGGGCTGGGGGTACGAGGATGTGCTGCCCTATTATCGCAAGGCCGAGGACAACGACACCTACGACAATCGCTATCACGGCCAGGGCGGTCCGCTTGGTGTTGCCAAGCCCTGTGCACCGCTGCCGATCTGTGAAGCCTATTTCGAGGCTGCGGCTGCGCTCGGGATTCCGAAGAATGAGGATGTGACCGGCGAGAAGCAGGATGGTGTCGCCTATTACCAGCTGACCCAGCGCAATGCCCGCCGCTCGTCCGCGGCCATGGCCTACCTGGCGCCGAACCGGAACCGCCCGAACCTGACGGTCCAGACGGGTGCAAACGTGCGCCGGATCCTGGTCGAGAACGGCAAGGCGACCGGGGTGGAGCTGGTTGACGGTCAGAAGCTGACGGCAACATCGGAAGTGATCCTGTCTTCCGGCGCGATCGGGTCGCCAAGACTGCTGCAGCTCTCGGGCATCGGCCCGGCAGACGACCTGAGCGCGCTCGGCATCGACATTGTGCTCGACCAGCCGAATGTCGGTGCGAACCTGCAGGATCACCTTGATCTCTACTGCATCTGCGAGGTCAGCGGCCCTCATACCTATGACCGTTATGCCAAGCCGCACATGTCGGTGGTGGCCGGTCTTCAGTATCTCTTCACGCGCCGGGGACCGGTTTCTTCCAGTCTCTTTGAGACCGGCGGCTTCTGGTATGCGGATCCCGAAGCCCGCTCGCCGGATCTGCAGTTTCACCTGGGGCTCGGAACCGGGATTGAGTCCGGTGTTGCCGCGATGCCCGATGGCGGCGTGACCCTCAATTCCTGCTACCTGCGTCCGCGCTCGCGCGGCACGGTGCGGCTCCGGAGCAGCGATCCGTCGACCGAACCTCTGATCAATCCGAACTACCTTGAAGATCCGAGGGACCGGGAGATGTCGATCCGGGGGCTCAAGCTGACGCAGGAGATCATGGCGCAGGCGCCGCTGAAACCCTTCATCAAGGCCGAGCGCCTACCGGGCCCGGACCTGAAGACAGATGAGGACTATTTCAACTTCATCTGCGAACACTCCAAGACCTCTCACCATCCGGCCGGCACGTGCCGCATGGGGGGCGATGACGGTGCCGTCGTCGATCCGCGTCTGAAGTTCAACGGCATCGACAACCTGCGTGTCGTCGACGCGTCCATCATGCCGAACGTGATTTCCTCCAACACCAATGCCGCGGCAATCATGATCGGCGAAAAAGCCTCCGACATGATCCGCGAAGACCTGAAGGCCTGA
- a CDS encoding 3-ketoacyl-ACP reductase — protein MTKVALVTGGQRGIGLGICEALLAAGYKIALMAQVAEDDPDVIAALERLGGGTAYYQHDLQDIEGHAAVLDRVEQELGPISTLVSNAGVPAKIRGDLLDLRPDSFDFVMGINLRGAFFLAQDVARRMTGREADSYRSLIFITSVSATMVSIERAEYCLSKAGAAMMAELFAVRLAPHGIGVFEIRPGIIETPMTSGVKDKYTARIEDGLVPAARWGQPEDIGRTVVPLADGHMAFATGTTIKVDGGLSIPRL, from the coding sequence ATGACGAAGGTCGCGCTCGTCACGGGCGGTCAAAGAGGTATCGGTCTCGGCATTTGCGAAGCGCTTCTGGCAGCTGGCTACAAGATCGCGCTGATGGCGCAGGTCGCCGAAGATGATCCGGATGTCATCGCGGCCCTGGAACGGCTTGGCGGTGGGACGGCGTATTACCAGCATGACCTTCAGGACATTGAAGGGCATGCGGCCGTGCTGGACCGGGTCGAGCAGGAGCTGGGACCCATCTCGACCCTTGTTTCGAATGCGGGCGTGCCGGCCAAGATCCGGGGCGACCTCCTTGATCTCCGGCCGGACAGTTTCGATTTTGTCATGGGCATCAATCTGCGCGGAGCCTTTTTTCTGGCGCAGGACGTTGCGCGGCGCATGACCGGCCGTGAAGCCGACAGCTACCGCTCGCTGATCTTCATCACCTCTGTCAGCGCCACCATGGTGTCCATCGAGCGAGCCGAATACTGCCTGTCCAAGGCCGGGGCCGCGATGATGGCGGAGCTCTTTGCCGTGCGTCTGGCGCCTCACGGCATCGGGGTGTTCGAGATCCGTCCTGGCATCATCGAAACGCCGATGACCTCGGGTGTGAAAGACAAATACACCGCGCGCATTGAAGACGGCCTGGTGCCGGCGGCCCGTTGGGGGCAGCCGGAAGATATCGGCAGGACGGTGGTTCCGCTTGCCGACGGGCACATGGCCTTTGCCACGGGCACGACCATCAAGGTCGATGGCGGGCTTTCGATCCCACGCCTTTGA
- a CDS encoding GMC oxidoreductase: MNDAPDIVIIGSGMGGASLAAGLASSGARIVILERGHQIPDDAPARDPWRIYTNSAFRSNETWLDEDGEAFEPGNYYNVGGNSKLYGAVLLRYRAEDFSALEHFDGMSPAWPFPYEELSPWYDAAEQLFQVRGDAQSDATEPPHGQPYPFPPVPDEEAIRVARRRLERVGTKPFSLPLGVDIDRWLDAGQTGWDGYPDTRCGKMDAETCSLRTALAHDNVSLITGAQVTELRTGYKSSRIHEVHYRKDGEDHCLTPGVVALCAGAVQSAALLLRSGVANLSGYVGRCFMNHNATAMIAIDPRFKNTSVYQKTFGLNDWYLDDGEDGKPLGNVQLLGRVTPDILKIQVPHLPKFAARWISGHALDLYLISEDLPDPESRVVLKDGKIQLIWQRSNMTAHRKLVEKTRETLKDAGFPVVLSRLFDGRVPSHQCGTVRLGNDPATSVLGPDCRSWDNPNLFVCDAGALPTSAAVNPALTVAALALRTAETIKKDLAA; the protein is encoded by the coding sequence ATGAACGACGCGCCGGACATCGTGATCATCGGGAGCGGTATGGGCGGCGCGTCGCTGGCAGCGGGGCTGGCCTCGTCCGGTGCCCGCATCGTCATCCTGGAACGGGGTCACCAGATCCCGGACGATGCCCCGGCGCGCGATCCCTGGCGCATCTACACCAACAGCGCCTTCCGCTCCAACGAGACCTGGCTGGATGAAGACGGCGAGGCCTTCGAACCCGGCAACTACTACAACGTCGGTGGCAATTCGAAACTCTACGGCGCCGTCCTGCTGCGCTATCGGGCCGAGGATTTCAGCGCGCTGGAGCATTTTGACGGGATGTCACCCGCCTGGCCGTTTCCCTATGAGGAGCTGTCGCCCTGGTATGATGCGGCCGAGCAGCTGTTCCAGGTGCGCGGCGACGCGCAGTCCGATGCCACCGAACCACCGCATGGACAGCCCTATCCGTTTCCACCGGTGCCCGATGAAGAAGCGATCCGGGTTGCAAGACGGCGCCTGGAACGGGTCGGCACGAAGCCCTTCAGCCTGCCGCTCGGGGTTGATATCGACCGCTGGCTCGATGCAGGACAGACCGGCTGGGACGGCTATCCCGATACCCGTTGCGGCAAGATGGACGCAGAAACCTGCTCTTTGAGAACGGCGCTGGCCCACGACAATGTCAGCCTGATCACCGGGGCGCAGGTGACAGAGTTGCGCACCGGCTACAAGTCCAGCCGCATCCATGAGGTTCACTACAGGAAGGACGGCGAAGACCATTGCCTGACACCCGGCGTGGTCGCGCTTTGTGCCGGCGCGGTGCAATCGGCGGCGCTGTTGCTGCGCTCCGGTGTGGCCAACCTCTCCGGTTATGTCGGCCGCTGTTTCATGAACCACAACGCGACGGCAATGATCGCCATCGACCCGCGGTTCAAAAACACCTCCGTCTACCAGAAGACCTTTGGCCTGAATGACTGGTATCTGGACGATGGCGAAGACGGCAAACCGCTTGGCAATGTCCAGCTTCTGGGGCGGGTTACGCCGGACATCCTGAAGATCCAGGTGCCTCACCTGCCGAAATTCGCCGCCCGCTGGATTTCCGGTCACGCGCTGGATCTCTATCTCATTTCCGAGGACCTTCCCGACCCCGAAAGCCGGGTCGTCTTGAAGGACGGCAAGATCCAGTTGATCTGGCAACGGTCCAACATGACCGCACACCGGAAACTGGTTGAAAAGACCAGGGAAACGCTGAAGGACGCTGGTTTCCCGGTGGTGCTGTCGCGGCTGTTCGACGGGCGTGTGCCGTCGCATCAGTGTGGAACCGTGCGGCTTGGAAACGACCCGGCAACGTCTGTTCTCGGGCCCGATTGCCGGTCCTGGGACAATCCGAACCTGTTTGTCTGCGACGCCGGCGCCCTGCCGACCTCGGCCGCCGTCAATCCGGCTCTGACGGTAGCGGCGCTGGCGCTGCGCACTGCGGAAACGATCAAGAAGGACCTGGCAGCATGA